TAGCCGCTCACCGGTCCGCCCGCGTCAATGGCGGCATCGCCGAAGCCGTGCCGGGCCAGTATCCGGAGCAGGTCTGCGGATGAGGGGCGCTGCGCCATGCCGCCAGTATCCGTAGTGCCTGCCGCCACATTTTCCGCCGCCGCGTGCGCCGGGCCGATTTGCAGGCGGGGCGGGGCATTCGGCGCCAGCCGCAGGCGAAAGTCCCACAGGCCAAGATTTTCCAGTTCTTCTTCCGCCTCGGCCAGCCGGGCCAGGGTGGCCGCGTCCGGCTGCATGCCGTAGGCCAGCCGGGTAAGCAGGCAGGGGCGGGCGGCCTGATCCGGCCTGTCCATGCCGGTGCGCGCCGCCCATTGGCGGATGTTGGCCTTGGACAGGCCCGCTTCGGCCAGCGGCGAGCGGATGCCCAGTTCGCCCAGGGCGCGCAGGCCGGGGCGGTAGGCGGTCAGGTCGTCGGCATTGGTGCCGTCGCACAGGGGCAGGGGGGCGGCCGTGGCCTGCAGGGCGGTGAAGGCCGCGTGCTTGCAATGGTAGCAGCGGTCGCGCTGGCCCGCAGCGATGGCCGGTATGCCCAACGGGTTCAGCGGTACGGTGACGAAAGCGGCCCCGCGTTCGGTGGCCCAGCGGCGCGCCTCTTCCGTTTCGCGCGGGGGCATGTGCGGGCCGGTGATGTGCAGGGCGGTGACGCGGCAGCCCGCCAGCAGGGCGGCGTGGGTCAGGAAGCGGCTGTCCAGCCCGCCGGAAAGGGCCACCGCCAGTTCCGGCATGGTGGCCAGCAGGTCTTTCAGGGTGGGGGGCAGATCCTGCACGGCAGGGAGCGGCGTACTGGGGCGCGGGGTGTCGGTGTTGGTCATGTGGTGTGCCTGGTGGGGGGATGGGATGCCTTGTCGAAGCACAAGGTAGTGCTTCGGCGCAATACGGCAAGCCCTCGCCAGACCGGAAAGGCGAAACCCGCCGGGTGCGCGTTGTCTGCGTGCGCCCGGCGGGTAGTTCAGTTCGTGTGGCTGCCAGAGGCTTTCTCCAAAGCAGGCACTTCGTTCGTTGGCGAGGAAAACGAGTCTGCCATGAGGGAGTGCGGCAGCCGTTATGCGAGTCTTCGAGCATTACGGATGGCGACCGCAACGCGTACTCTTATCGTATTCGGCCGATATGGCAGGCGAAGTTTGACGAAGCCAACGGGCGAAGGGGCAATTTGGAGGAAATCCTTACGCCGAGGGCAGCAGTTCCACTGGCTCGGTAAGCAGGAATTCGCCCTTTTCGATCCACGCCTTCAGCGTGTTGGCCACTTCCAGCGACAGCGGGTAGCTGGTCATGGGCACGGTTTCCACCTTCTTGCCCATGATCTCCACCTCGCCGCTCTTCAGGTCTTCGTAGGTCACGTGCTGGATGACCCGCGGCAGGCAGTTGGGGTAGTCGTGCCCGTAGTCCTTGACCGGCATCTGGATGTCGCTGTCGTCCACGCCGGTGAACCAGGCGATTTCCTCGTTCAGGATGGGGATGGGAATGCCCACGCCCACGGCCAGCGAGCAGCCGTAGCCCAGGAAGGACAGGCCGCGCAGGTAGCGCGGGTTCATGCCCTTCAGGTCGCCCTTCAGCATCAGGGTGCCCGCCGGGGAAAGCGGCAGGCCGCGCTCGGTGCGCTTGGGCGCCGCCACGTGCTGCGTGCCCGCCCCAAGGACGTACCCCGTGCCGCCGCCCAGGAATATCCGGGTGCCAAGGCCGATGGTGCGGAACAGCGGGTCGTTGAACAGCGGCGATATGCGGCCCGCCGTGGCGAAGTTGACGTTGCGCAGGTTGGGCTTCAGCGGGCCCATGTACGTGTAGATGATGCGGCTCGTCAGGTTCACGGCCGCGTTGTAGTTCTGGTAGCAGTTGCGCGGGTTCAGCAGGTGTGCATAGGGCAGCTCGGACAGGGTGATCTTCTTGTCCAGCGACTTGCGCGGGTAGCAGTCGGTGCCGTAGGCTTCTGCCCGCAGATGCACGGCCTTGCCGCGCACAAGGTCCTCGATGACATGGCCGCCGCCGTACTTGAACCGGCCGGGGTAGACCTTGTTCAGCGGATCGTCCTCGGTGGGTTCGGTGGCGCCCAGGTAGGAATCCACGGCGGCAAGCCCCGCGTACGCGGGCACGTCGTTCATCCAGACCTTCGAGGTCTTGAGGGTGGGCGGGTCCTGCTGGCCGATGTTGAAGAGCAGCCCGGAGGAGCACATCGGCGAGAAAGTCCCGGTGGTGACGACGTCGATTTCGCGGGCGGCCTTTTCCTTGCCCATTCGACGGACGGCCTCGGTCATCTCCTCGGCATTC
This DNA window, taken from Nitratidesulfovibrio sp., encodes the following:
- a CDS encoding ATP-dependent sacrificial sulfur transferase LarE codes for the protein MTNTDTPRPSTPLPAVQDLPPTLKDLLATMPELAVALSGGLDSRFLTHAALLAGCRVTALHITGPHMPPRETEEARRWATERGAAFVTVPLNPLGIPAIAAGQRDRCYHCKHAAFTALQATAAPLPLCDGTNADDLTAYRPGLRALGELGIRSPLAEAGLSKANIRQWAARTGMDRPDQAARPCLLTRLAYGMQPDAATLARLAEAEEELENLGLWDFRLRLAPNAPPRLQIGPAHAAAENVAAGTTDTGGMAQRPSSADLLRILARHGFGDAAIDAGGPVSGYFDR
- a CDS encoding homocysteine biosynthesis protein, yielding MASFKVNKTIAEINERIRQGKAVVLNAEEMTEAVRRMGKEKAAREIDVVTTGTFSPMCSSGLLFNIGQQDPPTLKTSKVWMNDVPAYAGLAAVDSYLGATEPTEDDPLNKVYPGRFKYGGGHVIEDLVRGKAVHLRAEAYGTDCYPRKSLDKKITLSELPYAHLLNPRNCYQNYNAAVNLTSRIIYTYMGPLKPNLRNVNFATAGRISPLFNDPLFRTIGLGTRIFLGGGTGYVLGAGTQHVAAPKRTERGLPLSPAGTLMLKGDLKGMNPRYLRGLSFLGYGCSLAVGVGIPIPILNEEIAWFTGVDDSDIQMPVKDYGHDYPNCLPRVIQHVTYEDLKSGEVEIMGKKVETVPMTSYPLSLEVANTLKAWIEKGEFLLTEPVELLPSA